One genomic region from Candidatus Poribacteria bacterium encodes:
- a CDS encoding sigma 54-interacting transcriptional regulator, which produces MKWINTDQVYGILEQIQIGKTLDEVFENIYAGLQNIVPHNRLGIALIDESSGDLVQCKTKSNKKILLDNGFSAKIEGSSLEPILNSGEARIIDDFREILARRPAHWTRLMVQEGMRSNLTLPLKVQGKPIGVVFFTSEKPRAFSEAHIGRLKPIAGQLSILIEKGSWTDKLAESNKRYRTLFEMSNDAIFIVPSLTEAFVTVNENFCAWLGYTHQELVNLSLRDLMHPDEFQNTRETLKSLDQQNPITFQTELFRKNKNRLPVEIRAIRIVHDDRGFIQGFARDLSEVKALNAQLKERHSFGNLIGKNRKMREIFELIQLVAPMKTTVLIQGESGTGKEPIAHAIHDNSERAKQPFIRVNCAGLVDNLLESELFGHVKGAFTDAIATREGRFAAADGGTLFLDEIGELSLGTQAKLLRVLQEGEYEMVGSTETKKVDVRVIAATNRILKTEIEAGRFREDLYYRLNVVPITPPPLRERRDDLPLLIEHFIEKFSQQTQKPIHRASPEVLEILMDYAYPGNVRELENIIEHAFVKCQGGSIEKQHLPLDLIASRDDIVTQALRESNPLAALERELVQRVLEESDGKPQLAAQRLGISRTTLWRKLKTV; this is translated from the coding sequence GTGAAGTGGATTAATACCGATCAGGTCTATGGAATCCTTGAGCAGATTCAGATCGGAAAGACACTCGATGAAGTATTTGAGAACATCTACGCTGGACTTCAGAATATAGTGCCACATAACCGGTTAGGCATCGCACTCATTGACGAATCCTCCGGCGATTTAGTGCAGTGCAAAACGAAATCGAACAAAAAAATTTTGCTGGACAACGGGTTTTCAGCAAAAATCGAGGGGTCAAGCCTTGAACCTATCCTCAATTCAGGTGAAGCACGAATTATTGACGATTTTAGGGAAATTCTTGCAAGGAGACCGGCGCACTGGACACGATTAATGGTCCAAGAGGGGATGCGCTCAAACCTGACCCTTCCGCTCAAGGTGCAGGGTAAACCCATTGGGGTCGTCTTTTTCACCAGTGAAAAACCCCGAGCATTCTCCGAGGCACATATTGGGCGGCTCAAACCTATTGCCGGACAACTCTCGATTCTGATTGAAAAAGGGAGTTGGACAGACAAACTCGCCGAAAGCAATAAACGGTATCGCACACTTTTTGAGATGTCCAATGACGCAATCTTCATAGTTCCATCACTCACAGAAGCGTTTGTTACCGTAAACGAAAATTTCTGTGCCTGGCTCGGTTACACACACCAAGAACTCGTCAATCTGTCGCTGCGTGACCTAATGCATCCCGATGAATTTCAAAACACCCGCGAAACCCTCAAAAGCCTCGATCAACAGAATCCGATTACCTTCCAAACCGAACTGTTCCGTAAAAACAAGAATCGCTTGCCAGTGGAAATTCGCGCAATCCGAATTGTGCATGACGATCGGGGATTCATCCAAGGGTTCGCCCGGGACCTCTCAGAGGTAAAGGCACTCAATGCCCAACTCAAGGAACGCCATTCGTTTGGGAATCTCATCGGAAAAAATCGGAAAATGCGGGAGATTTTCGAGTTAATTCAACTCGTCGCCCCTATGAAAACGACGGTCCTGATTCAAGGCGAAAGCGGCACCGGCAAAGAACCGATTGCCCACGCAATCCACGACAATAGCGAGCGGGCAAAACAACCCTTCATCCGCGTCAATTGTGCTGGCTTGGTTGATAATTTGTTAGAGAGCGAACTCTTTGGACATGTCAAAGGTGCGTTTACGGATGCCATTGCGACCCGCGAAGGACGGTTCGCAGCTGCGGACGGCGGCACGCTTTTCCTTGATGAAATTGGCGAATTAAGTCTCGGAACACAAGCGAAGTTGCTCCGTGTTTTACAAGAGGGCGAATATGAGATGGTCGGTTCAACGGAGACAAAAAAAGTAGATGTCCGCGTCATTGCAGCGACAAATCGAATCCTGAAAACAGAAATTGAGGCTGGACGGTTCCGCGAGGATTTATACTATAGACTCAACGTCGTCCCGATTACCCCGCCGCCACTCCGTGAAAGGCGAGACGACCTTCCACTTCTCATTGAACACTTCATCGAAAAATTCAGTCAACAGACACAGAAACCTATTCATCGCGCCTCACCCGAGGTCCTTGAAATCTTAATGGATTATGCCTACCCTGGCAACGTGCGGGAGTTGGAAAATATCATAGAGCATGCCTTCGTTAAGTGTCAGGGTGGCAGCATTGAAAAGCAACATCTACCGCTTGACCTTATTGCGTCGAGGGACGATATTGTTACGCAGGCACTCCGGGAAAGCAACCCGCTTGCTGCATTGGAACGTGAGTTAGTCCAACGGGTTTTGGAGGAGTCTGATGGGAAACCACAACTCGCTGCACAACGCTTGGGGATTAGTCGGACAACCCTATGGCGCAAACTTAAGACAGTATAG